A genomic stretch from Microtus pennsylvanicus isolate mMicPen1 chromosome 11, mMicPen1.hap1, whole genome shotgun sequence includes:
- the Pimreg gene encoding protein PIMREG, which yields MASQWQGMTASMRRRSLLKEEHLEKGVTRSAEGHLGSLCRQFQRRLPLRAVSLNLGTGPSWKRLETPEPEQQGLQGAARSAKCALGAMSQRIQESCQSGTKWLMGTQVKVRRKREAQKDRGSSPPSLNQKNTRLCRANRDARVGGNPRLSGQMGSHGHRRQRLRREAALRSPCSSTEPLCSPSESDSDLEPVGAGIQHLQKLSQKLDKAIKAEESGDMTVSLICE from the exons ATGGCGTCTCAGTGGCAGGGCATGACGGCCTCGATGCGCAGACGATCGCTCCTAAAGGAGGAACATCTAGAGAAGGGGGTGACCCGGTCTGCTGAGGGCCATCTGGGCTCCCTGTGCAGACAGTTTCAAAGGAGGCTGCCACTGAGAGCCGTCAGCCTCAACCTGGGGACTGGCCCCTCCTGGAAACGCCTGGAAACCCCAGAACCAGAGCAGCAGGGTCTTCAGGGTGCAGCTCGCTCAGCCAAATGCGCCTTGGGTGCTATGTCCCAG AGAATCCAGGAGTCGTGCCAAAGCGGCACCAAGTGGCTGATGGGAACACAGGTGAAAGTGAGGAGAAAACGAGAAGCCCAGAAGGACCGTGGGTCCTCACCACCCAGTCTGAACCAGAAGAACACTCGGCTATGCAGGGCCAACCGGGATGCCAGAGTTGGGGGAAATCCTCGCCTCTCTGGCCAGATGGGTTCACACGGCCATCGACGCCAGCGGCTAAGGAGGGAGGCTGCCCTCCGGAGCCCCTGCTCCTCCACAGAAcctctctgctctcccag TGAGTCTGACAGTGACCTAGAGCCTGTGGGAGCGGGAATCCAGCATCTTCAGAAGCTGTCCCAAAAGCTGGACAAAGCCATCAAGGCAGAAGAGAG TGGTGACATGACTGTCTCCCTTATCTGTGAATGA
- the Aipl1 gene encoding aryl-hydrocarbon-interacting protein-like 1 produces the protein MDVSLLLNVEGVKKTILHGGVGELPNFISGSRVTFHFRTMKCDEEHTVIDDSRQVGQPMSIILGNMFKLEVWETLLTSMRLGEVAEFWCDTIHTGVYPMLSRSLRQVAEGKDPTGWHVHTCGLANMFAYHTLGYEDLDELQKEPQPLIFLIELLQVEAPSEYQRETWNLNNEERMQAVPLLHGEGNRLYKLGRYDQAATKYQEAIVCLRNLQTKEKPWEVEWLKLEKMINTLILNYCQCLLKKEEYYEVLEHTSDILRHHPGIVKAYYVRARAHAEVWNAEEAKADLEKVLELEPSMRKAVLRELRQLENRLSDKQEEERQRCRNMLG, from the exons ATGGATGTCTCTCTACTCCTCAATGTGGAGGGTGTTAAGAAGACCATTCTGCATGGGGGAGTGGGAGAACTCCCTAACTTCATCTCGGGCTCCCGG GTGACGTTTCATTTCCGAACCATGAAGTGTGACGAGGAGCACACAGTGATAGATGACAGCAGGCAGGTGGGCCAGCCCATGAGCATCATCCTCGGCAACATGTTCAAGCTGGAGGTGTGGGAGACGCTGCTGACATCCATGCGGCTCGGGGAAGTGGCCGAGTTCTGGTGCGACACCATC CACACAGGAGTCTACCCTATGTTGTCTCGCAGTTTACGGCAGGTGGCTGAGGGCAAGGACCCCACTGGCTGGCATGTGCACACGTGCGGGTTGGCCAACATGTTCGCATACCATACTCTGGGCTACGAGGACCTGGATGAACTGCAGAAGGAGCCGCAGCCGCTCATCTTCCTGATTGAGCTGCTGCAG GTGGAGGCCCCGAGCGAGTACCAGAGGGAGACGTGGAATCTGAACAACGAAGAGAGGATGCAGGCCGTGCCTCTCCTTCACGGGGAAGGCAACAGGCTTTACAAGCTGGGTCGCTACGATCAGGCTGCCACCAAGTACCAGGAGGCCATCGTGTGCCTGAGGAATCTTCAGACTAAG GAGAAGCCCTGGGAGGTGGAGTGGCTGAAGTTGGAGAAGATGATCAACACCTTGATCCTCAACTACTGCCAGTGTCTGCTGAAGAAGGAGGAATACTACGAGGTGTTGGAGCATACCAGCGACATCCTGCGCCATCACCCAG GGATCGTGAAGGCCTACTATGTGCGCGCACGTGCTCACGCAGAGGTGTGGAACGCTGAGGAGGCCAAGGCGGACCTCGAGAAAGTACTGGAGCTGGAGCCTTCCATGCGCAAGGCGGTGCTCAGGGAACTGAGGCAGCTGGAGAATCGTCTGTCGGACAAGCAGGAGGAGGAGCGGCAGCGCTGCCGGAATATGCTGGGCTAG